One window of the Cryptomeria japonica chromosome 7, Sugi_1.0, whole genome shotgun sequence genome contains the following:
- the LOC131074548 gene encoding uncharacterized protein LOC131074548: MRMLPEQEIEKKEGREKNVVEPKMLSTEDPIHRRCIAVGLVNIVYVLETNPNQAKELCCLLEFEVEETAIDEHDKSIYGAVFEWRGKEKAGPGGPPLGVLAFRARKLEPKERRELHLFNPPFFSPTFPQLKVFERIAKILVGTHKCAPSFQCSQSQEICKHIQGTSEASALQMGLKDKSKLLELYGDFLHYSDWIPNLYVNEKDLICVTYLHYFEVWKGIYEQKSHLVHESMKYFFCFEVATKKTPWHIVPSTKVFRVARHCFSNHHGICQWWSKNLQVKSIEYIPPDEVTHCNFNRLQKSVVLHNKDGDDASHLSY; this comes from the exons GGAAGATCCAATACACAGAAGATGTATTGCTGTGGGCCTGGTGAATATTGTGTATGTTCTTGAAACCAACCCAAATCAGGCTAAGGAATTGTGTTGCTTGCTTGAATTTGAAGTGGAGGAAACTGCAATCGACGAGCATGACAAATCTATATATGGGGCTGTTTTTGAGTGGCGTGGAAAAGAAAAAGCAGGTCCAGGTGGACCTCCCTTAGGAGTGCTTGCATTCAGAG CAAGAAAATTGGAGCCGAAAGAACGTCGTGAACTACATCTTTTCAATCCTCCATTTTTCTCTCCTACATTTCCTCAATTGAAAGTGTTTGAGAGGATTGCGAAGATTTTAGTTGGCACACATAAATGTGCCCCTTCCTTTCAGTGTAGTCAATCGCAGGAAATTTGCAAACATATTCAAGGCACTTCTGAGGCTTCGGCATTGCAGATGGGTTTGAAAGACAAGAGCAAACTACTTGAGTTGTATGGTGATTTCCTTCATTATAGTGATTGGATTCCCAATTTATATGTGAATGAAAAGGATCTCATTTGTGTGACTTACCTTCACTATTTTGAGGTATGGAAGGGTATATATGAGCAGAAAAGTCATTTGGTCCACGAAAGCATGAAGTACTTCTTTTGTTTTGAAGTGGCTACAAAGAAAACCCCTTGGCATATAGTTCCATCTACAAAGGTATTTAGGGTAGCTAGACATTGTTTTAGTAATCATCATGGCATATGTCAATGGTGGTCTAAGAATCTTCAAGTTAAGAGCATTGAATACATCCCTCCAGATGAAGTCACTCATTGCAATTTCAATCGCTTGCAAAAGAGTGTAGTTCTCCATAACAAAGATGGTGATGATGCTAGTCATCTAAGTTATTAA